The Saliniradius amylolyticus DNA segment CACCTGAGGACCAACGAACTCCACCCGACGCATTTCCACCTCGGTGTTTCCAGCCTTGAGAGCATCCAGCACCATCTCGCTGAGCTGCGCCGCCTTAATATCATCACGGGGAGCCAGACGGATGATCACATCCTGACTGCTGCCAAAATGCTGTACTACGGCATTACCAAAACCTTCTGCTTCAAGGTGTTGACGAACGTCGGGCAGCTTGGCCGGCTGCTGATAGCCCACCTCGATCACCGTACCGCCGGTAAAATCCAGCCCCCAGTTCAGCTGATTGACCGCCAGCGATGCCAGAGAAACCAGCAATAGCACCCCGGACAGGATACTGGCCGGAATGCGCAGGGACATGAAACGAACTTCATTTTCAAACTTAAATAAGCGCATCTTTGCCCCCTAGATGGATAGCTTCTCGAGACGTTTACCGCCCCAGACTGAATTCACGATCGCACGGGTTCCGACAATAGCCGTGAACATCGATGTCAGGATGCCAATGGCCAGCGTCACCGAGAAACCTTTAATAGGTCCGGTACCGACAGCAAACAGAATAATTGCCGCGATCAGGGTGGTGATATTGGCATCGGCGATGGTAGACAAGGCACTGTCATAGCCGTGATGAATGGCCTGCTGCGGACTGCGGCCATCGCGCAGCTCCTCTCGGATCCGCTCGAAGATCAGTACGTTGGCATCTACCGCCATACCCACCGTCAGTACAATACCTGCCATGCCCGGTAGCGTCAGCGTGGCTCCGGGGATGAGAGACATCACGCCCACGATCATCACCAGGTTTACCAGTAGCGCCATATTGGCCACGATACCGAACTTCTTGTAGTAGAGAACCATAAAGGCCAGCACCAGACACAGCCCCCAGATAATGGCCTGCATACCCAGGTTAATGTTCTCAGCACCCAGGCTCGGACCAATGGTACGCTCCTCGACGATCTGAATCGGCGCCACCAAAGCACCGGCACGCAGCAGTAGCGACAAATTTTGTGCTTCCTGAGGCGAGTCCAGGCCAGTGATTCGGAAATCACGACCTAAGCGCGCCTGGATCGTAGCGACGTTGATGACTTCTTCGTGTTTTTCAAACACCGTCTTACCTTCGTCGTCTTTCTCAGGGGTCGGCTTGTACTCGATAAACACCGTCGCCATAGGCTTACCGATATTATCTTTGGTGCCACGCGACATCTTATCACCACCTTCCGAATCCAGCTTAATGCTCACCTGAGGCCGACCGTATTCATCAAACGCTGAATTGGCATCGACGATATGATCGCCAGTCAGCATAATGCGCTTTTCCAATAACTGTGGCTGACCGTTGCGGTCCATTAACAACTGCGATCCTGGTGGCACACGACCTTCTACCGCATCGCGCACGTCATGATCCAAATCCACCATACGGAACTGCAAGGTCGCAGTAGCGTTAAGGATTTCCTTAGCTCGCGCGGTGTCCTGAATGCCGGGCAGCTGCACCACGATGCGATCGGCGCCCTGCCGCTGAATCACCGGCTCTGCCACACCCAGTTGGTTGACTCGGTTGCGCATGATAGTGATATTTTGTTTCAGAGCGTATTCACGAATCTCTTTTAAGCGTTGTTCGGTCAGTGTCGCTTTAATCGTCAGCTCATCGCCTTCAACAATGCGCAGCTGTGGATTTTTTTCTTCCAGAAAGCTGACCGCCTGTTCCAGTGTTTCGGCGTCACGGAATTGCACTTCCAGACCGTTTTCAACCAACTCCACCCGACGATAACGCAAGCGCTCCTCGCGCAGACTGGTGCGAAAATCTTCTTCCAGGTTTTCCAGTGCCCGGCCCAGTGCCGCGCTCATATCCACTTCCATTAAGAAGTGCACACCACCGCGTAAGTCCAGACCCAGCTTCATGGGGCCGGCGCCCAGGCTTTCCAGCCAATCGGGGGTTGCGGGTGCCAGATTCAACGCCACCACATAATCATCGCCCAGGGCGCGTTCTAACGCCTCACGGGTCGGCAACTGAGCGTCATCACTGTTCAGGCGCACCAAGATCTGCTGTTCTTCTAGGGCAACGCCTTTGGCATCAATATTCTGTTGCTGAAGGGTTTGCTGCACCTGCTCCAGGGTTTGGGTGTTTACCTCGGCGTTACGGCCGGCCGATACTTGCACCGCCGGGTCCTCACCGTAGAGATTGGGAGACGCATACAGAGCACACACGGCGACCACCAGGATCACCATAATGTACTTCCATAGCGGATATTGATTAATCACAACATCTTTCCTTTACACTGTCTTAAAAAGCGAATCGGGCGTGATGCCCGATTCTGTGGTCTGCATTAAATGCCTTTCATGGTGCCCTTGGGGAGTACGGCTGTTACCGAGTTCTTCTGCACCACAATACGGTTGTCTTCGTTCAGTTCCACTTCGATAAAGTCTTTCTCTTCGCTGACCTTGGTGATTCGTCCTACCAGTCCGCCTTGAGTCAACACCTCATCACCTTTGCCCAGCGAGTTAACCAGATTTTTATGCTCTTTAACGCGCTTAGCCTGAGGGCGGTACAGCATGAAGTAAAAGATCAGGCCGAAGATAGCCAGCATGATCAACATCTCAAAACCACCGCCTTGAGCGGCACCAGCGTCCTGAGCATAGGCATTGGAAATAAATAAACTCATCATTGTTCCCCTAATAGTTACTGTTGTTATTCGTTATTGGTCGACGAGGGTGCGGCTGTCAATGCAGGCACCTCCATCCCTTTTTGGGCGTAGAAGGTCTGCACAAAGTCATCCAGTTTACCGTCGGCAATGGCACCTCTTAGCCCTTCCATAACCCGCTGATAATAACGCAGGTTGTGGATGGTATTCAGACGTGCGCCGAGAATCTCATTGCATTTGTCGAGATGATGTAGATATGACCGCGAATAGTTTTTACAAGTGTAGCAATCACAATTTTCATCCAACGGTCCGGTATCGGTACGGTGACGCGCATTTCGGATCTTAATTACCCCTTCGGTCACAAACAGATGACCATTACGGGCATTACGCGTCGGCATCACACAGTCGAACATGTCGATCCCGCGGCGCACCGCTTCGACAATATCTTCTGGCTTGCCTACTCCCATCAGGTAGCGAGGTTTATCGACGGGAATCTGGTGGGCGGTATTGTCTAATACCCGAATCATATCTTCCTTCGGTTCGCCCACCGACAGGCCACCGATGGCATAGCCATCGAAGCCGATCTCACAGAGACCTTCCAGTGACTTATCGCGCAGGTCCTCGTACATACCGCCCTGAACGATACCAAACAACGCCGCCTTGTTTCCCTCGTGGGCGTCCTTACTGCGTTTGGCCCACCGTAAGGAGAGTTCCATGGACTCTCGCGCTTGCTGCCGGGTAGCCGGATAAGGGGTACATTCATCAAAGATCATCACAATGTCCGCCCCCAGATCCCGTTGTACCTGCATGGACTTTTCCGGGGTCAGCATGATCTTCTCACCATTAATGGGCGAGCGAAAGGTCACGCCCTCTTCGGTAATCTTCCGCAGGTCCCCTAAGCTAAAGACCTGAAAGCCACCCGAGTCGGTAAGAATCGGTTTGTCCCAATGCATAAAGTCATGCAGATCACCGTGTTGTTTCATGATCTCGGTGCCCGGGCGCAACATCAAATGGAACGTGTTCCCAAGGCAGATCTCTGCACCAGACTCGGCCAACTCTTCCGGAGTCATCCCCTTCACGGTGCCATAGGTCCCCACCGGCATAAAGGCGGGGGTTTCCACCACTCCGCGCTCAAACACCAACCGACCGCGCCGTGCGGCACCGTCGGTTTTTAATAATTCGTATTTCATCATCATTCCTGTCAGCCGCCGGAAAACAGTCCAGTGCCGAAAAAACCAGAGGTGGTCAGTATAAAGTAAGCCACCCTCGGAGTCTAAGCGGCCGTTCTATTGACGGGTTAAAAACATCGCATCGCCGTAGCTGAAAAACCGATACTCCTCTGCCACCGCTTCGGCATAGGCGTTCATAATGTGTTCCCGGCCGGAAAAGGCACTGACCAGCATCATCAGGGTAGACTCGGGCAGGTGGAAGTTTGTCACCATGGCATCTACCACCTGAAAGTCATAGCCGGGGTAGATAAAGATGCTGGTGTCATCATAAAACGGCGCGATCAGTGCGTCTTTCGAGGCTTGCGCTGCCGACTCCAAAGAACGCACCGAAGTAGTGCCCACGGCGACCACCTTATTACCCGCAGCCTTGGTAGCCTGTATGGCATCGACCACTTCTTGCGGCACCTCGGCGTATTCGGAGTGCATAATATGATCGTGGATGTTTTCCACACGTACCGGCTGGAAGGTGCCCGCCCCAACATGCAGAGTCACAAACGCTTGGTTAACGCCCTTATCAGTTAGCTTCTGCAGAATAGTTTCATCAAAATGCAGCCCCGCAGTGGGAGCAGCGACCGCGCCCGGCTTTTCACCGTAAACGGTCTGGTAGCGCTCTTTATCGCTGTCTTCATCGGGGCGGTCAATATAGGGTGGTAAGGGCATATGACCATGCTCTTCCAACTGAGTAAGAACGGGCTCGTGCTTGGGGAACTGGACCTCAAACAGCGCCTGACGACGCCCCGTTATCTCCAACTCTAGGTCATTCCC contains these protein-coding regions:
- the secD gene encoding protein translocase subunit SecD, which produces MINQYPLWKYIMVILVVAVCALYASPNLYGEDPAVQVSAGRNAEVNTQTLEQVQQTLQQQNIDAKGVALEEQQILVRLNSDDAQLPTREALERALGDDYVVALNLAPATPDWLESLGAGPMKLGLDLRGGVHFLMEVDMSAALGRALENLEEDFRTSLREERLRYRRVELVENGLEVQFRDAETLEQAVSFLEEKNPQLRIVEGDELTIKATLTEQRLKEIREYALKQNITIMRNRVNQLGVAEPVIQRQGADRIVVQLPGIQDTARAKEILNATATLQFRMVDLDHDVRDAVEGRVPPGSQLLMDRNGQPQLLEKRIMLTGDHIVDANSAFDEYGRPQVSIKLDSEGGDKMSRGTKDNIGKPMATVFIEYKPTPEKDDEGKTVFEKHEEVINVATIQARLGRDFRITGLDSPQEAQNLSLLLRAGALVAPIQIVEERTIGPSLGAENINLGMQAIIWGLCLVLAFMVLYYKKFGIVANMALLVNLVMIVGVMSLIPGATLTLPGMAGIVLTVGMAVDANVLIFERIREELRDGRSPQQAIHHGYDSALSTIADANITTLIAAIILFAVGTGPIKGFSVTLAIGILTSMFTAIVGTRAIVNSVWGGKRLEKLSI
- the yajC gene encoding preprotein translocase subunit YajC, with protein sequence MSLFISNAYAQDAGAAQGGGFEMLIMLAIFGLIFYFMLYRPQAKRVKEHKNLVNSLGKGDEVLTQGGLVGRITKVSEEKDFIEVELNEDNRIVVQKNSVTAVLPKGTMKGI
- the tgt gene encoding tRNA guanosine(34) transglycosylase Tgt — encoded protein: MKYELLKTDGAARRGRLVFERGVVETPAFMPVGTYGTVKGMTPEELAESGAEICLGNTFHLMLRPGTEIMKQHGDLHDFMHWDKPILTDSGGFQVFSLGDLRKITEEGVTFRSPINGEKIMLTPEKSMQVQRDLGADIVMIFDECTPYPATRQQARESMELSLRWAKRSKDAHEGNKAALFGIVQGGMYEDLRDKSLEGLCEIGFDGYAIGGLSVGEPKEDMIRVLDNTAHQIPVDKPRYLMGVGKPEDIVEAVRRGIDMFDCVMPTRNARNGHLFVTEGVIKIRNARHRTDTGPLDENCDCYTCKNYSRSYLHHLDKCNEILGARLNTIHNLRYYQRVMEGLRGAIADGKLDDFVQTFYAQKGMEVPALTAAPSSTNNE
- the queA gene encoding tRNA preQ1(34) S-adenosylmethionine ribosyltransferase-isomerase QueA, whose amino-acid sequence is MKVSDFHFELPDHLIARYPSAERTASRLLTLDGCTGQFQHRRFNDILELLNPGDLLVFNNTRVIPARLLGQKASGGKVEVLVERILDDHLVLAHVRANKSPKPGTKLVVGNDLELEITGRRQALFEVQFPKHEPVLTQLEEHGHMPLPPYIDRPDEDSDKERYQTVYGEKPGAVAAPTAGLHFDETILQKLTDKGVNQAFVTLHVGAGTFQPVRVENIHDHIMHSEYAEVPQEVVDAIQATKAAGNKVVAVGTTSVRSLESAAQASKDALIAPFYDDTSIFIYPGYDFQVVDAMVTNFHLPESTLMMLVSAFSGREHIMNAYAEAVAEEYRFFSYGDAMFLTRQ